The following are encoded in a window of Carya illinoinensis cultivar Pawnee chromosome 15, C.illinoinensisPawnee_v1, whole genome shotgun sequence genomic DNA:
- the LOC122297133 gene encoding caffeoylshikimate esterase-like isoform X2 → MDLSQRLRFRPPELYLIPGKSISPIYFPGKQYLPIIPPSKTNLVTTLSTPRPHLVLKAKIRSPLEGVSDEMNAIAFQNLDFAPARRRVRLAFLEVQRQLDHCLFKMAPTGIRTEEWYERNSRGMEIFCKSWMPEPGVRIKGALFFCHGYGDTCTFFFEGIAKHIAASGYAVYALDHPGFGLSEGLHGYIPSFDELAYNVIENYSKIKGQSMGGAVALKVHLMEPHGWNGVILVAPMCKIAEDVKPPAPVLKVLTLMSKVMPKAKLFPQKDLAELAFRELRKRKMAAYNVISYNEQTRLKTAVELLKVTSEIEKQVEKVSSPLLILHGAADKVTDPLVSQFLYEKASAKDKTLKLYDDGYHCILEGEPDDRIFRVLNDIVSWLDSRCSLD, encoded by the exons ATGGACCTCTCTCAGAGGCTGAGATTCCGACCTCCGGAACTCTATCTTATTCCTGGAAAATCTATCTCTCCGATCTACTTTCCCGGAAAGCAATATCTACCCATTATTCCCCCTTCCAAGACGAACCTAGTGACCACACTTTCAACTCCAAGGCCTCACCTTGTTCTTAAGGCAAAGATAAGGTCACCACTGGAAGGCGTAAGTGACGAGATGAATGCGATCGCTTTTCAGAACCTGGATTTCGCTCCCGCTAGAAGACGTGTCCGCTTGGCCTTCTTGGAGGTCCAACGGCAGCTTGATCATTGCTTGTTCAAG ATGGCTCCTACTGGGATCAGAACAGAGGAG TGGTACGAAAGGAACTCGAGGGGAATGGAAATTTTCTGTAAAAGCTGGATGCCAGAGCCGGGTGTTCGCATCAAAGGCGCTTTGTTTTTCTGCCATGGATATGGTGATACTTGCACATTCTTCTTTGAAG GTATTGCCAAGCATATTGCTGCATCTGGATATGCTGTTTATGCTTTGGACCATCCTGGTTTTGGCCTTTCTGAAGGGTTGCATGGTTACATCCCAAGCTTTGATGAATTAGCTTATAATGTAATAGAAAACTATTCAAAAATCAAAG GACAGTCCATGGGCGGAGCCGTTGCTCTTAAAGTTCATCTAATGGAACCACATGGATGGAATGGAGTCATCCTTGTGGCTCCAATGTGTAAA ATTGCAGAGGACGTGAAACCTCCAGCTCCAGTCCTGAAAGTGTTAACCCTCATGTCTAAGGTCATGCCAAAAGCAAAGCTCTTCCCTCAGAAAGATCTAGCTGAGCTAGCCTTCAGAGAAttgaggaaaaggaaaatg GCGGCCTACAATGTGATCTCTTATAATGAACAAACGCGGTTGAAAACTGCAGTGGAACTTCTCAAGGTGACTAGTGAAATTGAGAAACAAGTGGAGAAG GTTTCATCCCCATTGCTGATTCTTCATGGAGCTGCAGACAAGGTGACAGATCCATTAGTAAGCCAGTTTCTTTATGAGAAGGCCTCTGCGAAAGACAAAACGCTAAAACTCTATGATGATGGTTATCACTGCATTCTGGAAGGGGAGCCGGATGACAGAATATTTAGAGTCCTTAACGATATTGTTTCTTGGCTTGATTCTAGGTGTTCCCTTGACTAG
- the LOC122297133 gene encoding caffeoylshikimate esterase-like isoform X1 — protein sequence MDLSQRLRFRPPELYLIPGKSISPIYFPGKQYLPIIPPSKTNLVTTLSTPRPHLVLKAKIRSPLEGVSDEMNAIAFQNLDFAPARRRVRLAFLEVQRQLDHCLFKMAPTGIRTEEWYERNSRGMEIFCKSWMPEPGVRIKGALFFCHGYGDTCTFFFEGIAKHIAASGYAVYALDHPGFGLSEGLHGYIPSFDELAYNVIENYSKIKGRPELRGLHCFLLGQSMGGAVALKVHLMEPHGWNGVILVAPMCKIAEDVKPPAPVLKVLTLMSKVMPKAKLFPQKDLAELAFRELRKRKMAAYNVISYNEQTRLKTAVELLKVTSEIEKQVEKVSSPLLILHGAADKVTDPLVSQFLYEKASAKDKTLKLYDDGYHCILEGEPDDRIFRVLNDIVSWLDSRCSLD from the exons ATGGACCTCTCTCAGAGGCTGAGATTCCGACCTCCGGAACTCTATCTTATTCCTGGAAAATCTATCTCTCCGATCTACTTTCCCGGAAAGCAATATCTACCCATTATTCCCCCTTCCAAGACGAACCTAGTGACCACACTTTCAACTCCAAGGCCTCACCTTGTTCTTAAGGCAAAGATAAGGTCACCACTGGAAGGCGTAAGTGACGAGATGAATGCGATCGCTTTTCAGAACCTGGATTTCGCTCCCGCTAGAAGACGTGTCCGCTTGGCCTTCTTGGAGGTCCAACGGCAGCTTGATCATTGCTTGTTCAAG ATGGCTCCTACTGGGATCAGAACAGAGGAG TGGTACGAAAGGAACTCGAGGGGAATGGAAATTTTCTGTAAAAGCTGGATGCCAGAGCCGGGTGTTCGCATCAAAGGCGCTTTGTTTTTCTGCCATGGATATGGTGATACTTGCACATTCTTCTTTGAAG GTATTGCCAAGCATATTGCTGCATCTGGATATGCTGTTTATGCTTTGGACCATCCTGGTTTTGGCCTTTCTGAAGGGTTGCATGGTTACATCCCAAGCTTTGATGAATTAGCTTATAATGTAATAGAAAACTATTCAAAAATCAAAG GAAGACCTGAATTGAGAGGGTTGCACTGTTTTCTATTAGGACAGTCCATGGGCGGAGCCGTTGCTCTTAAAGTTCATCTAATGGAACCACATGGATGGAATGGAGTCATCCTTGTGGCTCCAATGTGTAAA ATTGCAGAGGACGTGAAACCTCCAGCTCCAGTCCTGAAAGTGTTAACCCTCATGTCTAAGGTCATGCCAAAAGCAAAGCTCTTCCCTCAGAAAGATCTAGCTGAGCTAGCCTTCAGAGAAttgaggaaaaggaaaatg GCGGCCTACAATGTGATCTCTTATAATGAACAAACGCGGTTGAAAACTGCAGTGGAACTTCTCAAGGTGACTAGTGAAATTGAGAAACAAGTGGAGAAG GTTTCATCCCCATTGCTGATTCTTCATGGAGCTGCAGACAAGGTGACAGATCCATTAGTAAGCCAGTTTCTTTATGAGAAGGCCTCTGCGAAAGACAAAACGCTAAAACTCTATGATGATGGTTATCACTGCATTCTGGAAGGGGAGCCGGATGACAGAATATTTAGAGTCCTTAACGATATTGTTTCTTGGCTTGATTCTAGGTGTTCCCTTGACTAG